The Clostridioides difficile genome has a segment encoding these proteins:
- the adhE gene encoding bifunctional acetaldehyde-CoA/alcohol dehydrogenase, translating into MDKKEKIVEAVNVEVCSPEIVNSVETLKIRLEEIRLAQKEFATFTQEQVDKIFLAASTAANQQRIPLAKMAVEETGMGIVEDKVIKNHFASEYIYNAYKNTKTCGVIEKDEAFGFTKIAEPVGVLSAVIPTTNPTSTAIFKSLIALKTRNGIIFSPHPRAKNCTIEAARVVHDAAVKAGAPKGLIGWVDVPSIELTNVVMAEADLILATGGPGMVKSAYSSGKPAVGVGPGNVPAIIDESADIKMAVSSILVSKSFDNGMICASEQAVIVPEKIYEEVKKEFKYRGAHFLNKEETEKVGKVVIIDGTLNAKIVGQPAHVIAKMADVEVPKTARIIIGEVESVEVEEPFAHEKLSPVLAMYKSKSFEDAVAKAEKLVADGGYGHTSSLYADPINQPERVEKFVNAMKTCRVLVNTPSSQGGIGDLYNFKLAPSLTLGCGSWGGNSVSENVGVKHLLNIKTVAERRENMLWFRAPQKVYFKKGCLGVAAREFKDVMDKKKAFIVTDSFLYNNGYTKKLTDLLDEMGIKHTTFFDVAPDPTLACAREGAKAMADFQPDLIISVGGGSAMDAGKIMWVMYEHPEIDFQDLAMRFMDIRKRVYAFPKMGEKAYFAAIPTSAGTGSEVTPFAVITDQDTGVKYPLADYELMPNMAIIDADMMMEMPPRLTAASGVDALTHALEAYVSMLRTEPADGLALQAGKIIFEYLPRAYKNGKTDKVAREKMAMASTMAGMAFANAFLGICHSMAHKLGAFHHVQHGVANALLINEVIKFNCAEAPNKMGAFSQYRHPDCIQRYAEFASFAGIKGNTDQEKVDNLIKAIDELKARVGLPKTIKEAGVDEAKFLEGLDAMVEQAFDDQCTGANPRYPLMSELKEIYLKVYYGK; encoded by the coding sequence ATGGATAAAAAAGAAAAGATCGTAGAAGCAGTGAATGTTGAAGTATGTAGTCCTGAGATTGTCAATAGTGTTGAAACATTAAAGATAAGGCTAGAAGAAATTAGATTAGCACAAAAAGAATTTGCAACATTTACACAAGAGCAAGTAGATAAAATTTTCTTAGCAGCTTCAACAGCAGCAAATCAACAGAGAATTCCTCTAGCAAAAATGGCAGTTGAAGAGACTGGTATGGGTATTGTTGAAGATAAAGTTATAAAAAATCATTTTGCTTCAGAATATATATACAATGCTTATAAAAATACTAAAACTTGTGGTGTAATAGAAAAAGATGAGGCATTTGGATTTACGAAAATTGCTGAACCAGTAGGTGTATTATCAGCAGTTATACCAACAACTAACCCTACATCAACTGCTATATTCAAATCACTAATAGCCCTAAAAACTAGAAATGGTATAATTTTTTCACCTCATCCAAGAGCTAAAAACTGTACTATAGAAGCGGCTAGAGTTGTACATGATGCAGCAGTTAAGGCAGGAGCACCAAAAGGTCTTATAGGTTGGGTAGATGTTCCTTCAATTGAGTTGACTAATGTTGTTATGGCAGAAGCAGACCTTATATTAGCTACTGGTGGACCTGGAATGGTTAAATCTGCATACTCTTCAGGTAAGCCAGCTGTTGGAGTTGGACCTGGAAATGTACCTGCAATAATAGATGAGAGTGCAGATATAAAAATGGCTGTAAGTTCAATATTAGTATCAAAATCATTTGATAATGGTATGATATGTGCTTCTGAGCAAGCAGTAATAGTACCAGAAAAAATATATGAAGAAGTTAAAAAAGAATTTAAATATCGTGGAGCACATTTCTTAAATAAAGAAGAAACAGAAAAAGTAGGTAAAGTAGTAATAATTGATGGAACTTTAAATGCCAAAATAGTTGGACAACCAGCCCATGTAATAGCTAAAATGGCAGATGTAGAAGTGCCAAAAACAGCTAGGATAATAATTGGTGAAGTTGAATCTGTTGAAGTAGAGGAACCTTTCGCACATGAAAAACTTTCTCCTGTTCTTGCAATGTACAAGTCTAAGAGTTTTGAAGATGCAGTTGCTAAGGCTGAAAAATTAGTTGCTGATGGTGGGTATGGTCATACTTCATCATTGTATGCAGACCCTATAAATCAACCAGAGAGAGTAGAGAAGTTTGTAAATGCTATGAAGACTTGTAGAGTATTAGTTAATACTCCATCATCACAAGGTGGTATAGGTGATTTATATAACTTTAAATTAGCTCCATCTCTTACACTTGGTTGCGGTTCTTGGGGTGGAAACTCAGTATCAGAAAACGTAGGAGTTAAGCATTTACTTAATATCAAGACAGTAGCTGAAAGGAGAGAGAATATGCTTTGGTTTAGAGCCCCACAAAAAGTTTATTTCAAAAAAGGATGTTTAGGTGTAGCAGCAAGAGAATTTAAAGATGTTATGGACAAAAAGAAAGCTTTTATAGTAACAGACTCTTTCCTTTACAACAATGGATACACTAAGAAACTAACTGATTTATTAGATGAAATGGGAATTAAACATACTACATTCTTTGATGTTGCTCCAGACCCAACACTAGCTTGTGCAAGAGAAGGGGCTAAGGCTATGGCTGATTTCCAACCAGATTTAATAATATCTGTAGGTGGAGGTAGTGCAATGGATGCTGGTAAGATAATGTGGGTAATGTATGAGCATCCAGAAATAGATTTCCAAGATTTAGCAATGAGATTTATGGATATAAGAAAAAGAGTATATGCATTCCCTAAGATGGGTGAAAAAGCATATTTTGCAGCTATTCCAACTTCAGCAGGTACTGGTTCAGAAGTAACTCCATTTGCAGTTATAACTGACCAAGATACAGGCGTAAAATATCCATTAGCAGACTATGAATTAATGCCAAACATGGCTATAATTGATGCTGATATGATGATGGAAATGCCACCAAGATTAACAGCAGCATCAGGTGTTGATGCTTTAACACATGCACTAGAAGCATATGTATCTATGTTAAGAACTGAGCCAGCTGATGGGCTAGCACTTCAAGCAGGTAAAATAATATTTGAGTATTTACCTCGTGCATATAAAAATGGAAAAACTGATAAAGTAGCAAGAGAAAAAATGGCAATGGCATCTACTATGGCTGGTATGGCTTTTGCAAATGCTTTCTTAGGAATCTGCCACTCTATGGCACATAAACTTGGAGCATTCCACCATGTTCAACACGGCGTTGCAAATGCATTATTAATAAATGAAGTAATTAAGTTCAATTGTGCAGAGGCTCCAAATAAGATGGGTGCATTCTCACAATATAGACATCCTGATTGTATACAAAGATATGCTGAATTTGCTTCTTTTGCAGGAATTAAGGGAAATACAGACCAAGAAAAAGTGGATAATCTTATAAAAGCAATAGATGAATTAAAGGCAAGAGTAGGTCTTCCTAAAACTATAAAAGAGGCAGGAGTAGATGAAGCTAAATTCTTAGAAGGATTGGATGCTATGGTTGAACAAGCTTTTGATGACCAATGTACAGGAGCTAATCCTAGATACCCATTAATGAGTGAATTAAAAGAGATATATTTAAAAGTTTATTATGGTAAATAA